TTAAGCGTCTTGTGGCTTATCCTCTACTTCTTTTAGTGGTGTTGATTTTTTATTATTAATCGCACGATCAACTAATGTTTCCCACGCTTTTTGCTCTTTCTTGCTTTCATATTTAATCACAATAAAGCGCAAAATTTCTTCATTAATGCGATACAAACGCTCTAATTCTAAAACAAGCTTTGGCTCTGCTTTAAAATAAATTACAAAATAATATCCACGCTTATTTTTCTTAATTTCATAAGCAAGATTGCGCATCCCCATATCTAAAGTCGCGCTAATTTCACCACCATTATTAAGAATTGCGGCTTTGTAAAAATCAATCTTTTGCGTGATTTCTTCTTGTGTCAAAGTGGGTTTAACCACAAACATTGTTTCATAAAAACGCATATATTCTCCTTATGGATTTTGCCCTTTATCCTAACAAAAAAGAGCAAGGATTTTATAGGTTTTTTACAATTTTTACAAAATGTAAAGGGGTAAATTCTATCTTAAAACTGCTTGTATTTTTATTAAGGCACTTAAAAATCCATTGCCACGATTCATTCCTTTAAATAATTCCTCTCTCCAAGTGTTTAAAATCAAAAATATAGACTCATATTGCGCTTCTCTAATGGCTGTGGCAAAAGATTTCTTTCTCTCTAAAATCGCCTTTGGAGGATTATAGCCTAATGCATCTGCAAGATTAGAATCACCTTTTAAACGAATATGACTTGTAAGCAAAAAAAGGGTAAAAAAATACTTCTGCACTGCTCTTACTAGTTGATTTTCATCAAAACCCTGTTCCAGAAATTGTGAAAGCTTTGCAAAATAAGGCTTTTTAAGAAGCAATAACTCTAAAATTTCATCTACCTCAACACTACCTAATCCATAACCCAAGCTATCTACCATTTCTGCGGTGATTTCTTGCGTAAAGATTCCATATTTTCTAAGTTCAGAGATACTTAAACCTAAATCTAAATTTTGCTGCTCAAA
The Helicobacter winghamensis ATCC BAA-430 DNA segment above includes these coding regions:
- the rpsF gene encoding 30S ribosomal protein S6, with amino-acid sequence MRFYETMFVVKPTLTQEEITQKIDFYKAAILNNGGEISATLDMGMRNLAYEIKKNKRGYYFVIYFKAEPKLVLELERLYRINEEILRFIVIKYESKKEQKAWETLVDRAINNKKSTPLKEVEDKPQDA